The following are encoded together in the Vigna angularis cultivar LongXiaoDou No.4 chromosome 9, ASM1680809v1, whole genome shotgun sequence genome:
- the LOC108347257 gene encoding uncharacterized protein LOC108347257 codes for MFSGWIRIGETLCRHLPERVLRQFGFRQSIPRDPPVVADADILATDDVWLHYRDHVVTGVSVSRFPSDCVDGYLRWFRIISHPYIIRAADDDRPSLALRLRRDIPDEVPQRRRSASQSGLLGVVRTFGKRLQQMLSCREIPEGTIGYTHARELLDLADAAVEEYSPTRIAARNVRDRHVRGRRSTSN; via the exons ATGTTCTCGGGATGGATCAGGATTGGTGAGACATTGTGTCGACATTTGCCTGAGCGTGTTTTGAGGCAGTTTGGATTTCGACAGTCCATCCCTCGAGACCCACCCGTTGTTGCAGATGCGGACATACTGGCGACCGATGATGTGTGGTTGCACTATCGTGATCACGTTGTTACGGGTGTGTCCGTCAGCAGATTCCCATCTGATTGTGTTGATGGTTACCTTCGTTGGTTTAGGATCATATCTCATCCTTACATTATTCGTGCTGCTGATGACGACCGACCGAGTCTTGCTCTCAGACTCCGACGTGACATTCCTGATGAAGTACCGCAGCGTCGTAGATCGGCTTCACAGTCTGGTTTGCTG GGTGTAGTGAGGACATTTGGTAAAAGGTTACAACAAATGCTCTCTTGTAGGGAAATTCCCGAGGGGACAATAGGATACACTCATGCACGAGAGCTACTGGATTTAGCTGACGCAGCCGTTGAAGAGTACTCACCGACCAGGATAGCTGCCAGGAATGTTCGTGACAGGCATGTTCGTGGAAGACGATCTACTTCAAATTGA
- the LOC108346699 gene encoding uncharacterized protein LOC108346699, with amino-acid sequence MLLDCKEAWDVIMEEWENIMDCEDESMFGDCVNHFEYTCRSCPLLFEYVNNTWIIPYNTYFVKAWTNKVMHLGNTTTNRVESTHWNLKKVLGNSMGDLCSCWDAIHNVIVLQHNKIKVSFEISLNLMSEAYKGIKYKKLVGRVSRYALGLITKELERANLIGLDTGRCGCILRRTYGVPYACELARYAPGMIPLGEFHVMWTRLSISDIVSNESQPELSIQHELTMVEEKFKEVEIRGKVTIKQKLLDIVCPAMTSMIPPLHKVKTKGAQKKKLQRTEVYKA; translated from the exons ATGTTACTTGATTGTAAGGAAGCATGGGATGTCATAATGGAAGAATGGGAGAACATCATGGATTGTGAAGATGAATCTATGTTTGGGGACTGTGTGAATCACTTTGAATACACTTGTCGTTCATGCcctttattatttgaatatgtgAATAATACTTGGATTATTCCATACAATACTTACTTTGTGAAGGCATGGACAAACAAAGTTATGCATTTAGGGAATACAACAACGAATAg ggTTGAGTCTACTCATTGGAACTTAAAGAAAGTATTGGGAAACAGTATGGGAGATCTTTGTTCTTGTTGGGATGCCATTCATAATGTAATAGTGTTGCAACATAATAAGATCAAAGTGTCGTTCGAAATTAGTCTGAATCTTATGAGTGAAGCTTATAAAGgcataaaatacaaaaaacttGTTGGACGTGTATCCAGATATGCTTTAGGACTAATAACTAAAGAATTAGAACGAGCAAATCTTATAGGTCTCGATACGGGAAGATGTGGATGCATACTTAGACGGACGTACGGTGTCCCCTATGCTTGTGAATTAGCACGTTATGCCCCTGGTATGATTCCCTTGGGTGAATTTCATGTGATGTGGACAAGATTGTCTATTTCAGATATTGTATCGAATGAATCACAGCCAGAGTTATCCATACAACATGAGCTGACTATGGTTGAAGAAAAATTTAAGGAGGTTGAGATTAGAGGTAAAGTGACAATTAAACAAAAGTTACTTGACATTGTTTGTCCTGCAATGACATCTATGATACCTCCATTGCATAAAGTTAAGACGAAGGgtgcacaaaagaaaaaacttcagaGAACAGAGGTCTACAAAGCGTGA
- the LOC108346698 gene encoding protein FAR1-RELATED SEQUENCE 5-like has translation MDSEINCTMLSGFSSFINEVAEEDLTNNFTTNEIFSSRENLIKWVKGIAYDLGFVLVTIRSDKATGQPGRKTFMLLGCERGGKYRKYKPDQPSAYGTRKCECHFQLRGKPSDNGDGWVLQVICGYHNHDLAKTLVGHPYAGRLNPTEQAVLVDMTKTQVTPTNILLTPKQNNEHNVTTIKQVYTARYTYKRSLRGSRTELQQLRMTLDRDNYIYWSRCAEDSEVVSDLFWTHPDAIKLLNAFNVVLLMDSTYKTNKYWLPLLEIVGMTYTRLTYSVAFAFLSSESQNNFTWALQKLRGLFLTSDIGPQVIISDRDLSLMNSIDNVFP, from the coding sequence ATGGATTCTGAAATAAATTGTACCATGCTATCAGGattttcatcatttataaaTGAGGTTGCTGAGGAAGATCTGACGAATAATTTCAcaacaaatgaaattttttcttctcgtgaaaacttaattaaatgGGTAAAAGGGATTGCATATGATCTAGGATTTGTTCTGGTGACTATAAGATCCGATAAAGCTACCGGTCAACCTGGGAGGAAGACGTTTATGTTGCTAGGATGTGAAAGAGGcggaaaatatagaaaatacaaaCCCGACCAACCTAGTGCATATGGCACCCGAAAATGTGAGTGTCATTTCCAGTTAAGGGGCAAACCATCTGATAATGGCGATGGGTGGGTATTACAAGTGATATGTGGATACCATAACCACGATTTAGCAAAAACTTTAGTGGGGCATCCTTATGCTGGTAGGTTAAATCCTACTGAACAAGCAGTACTTGTTGATATGACTAAAACCCAAGTAACACcaacaaatattttgttgactCCGAAACAAAATAATGAGCATAATGTAACTACAATAAAACAAGTTTACACAGCAAGGTATACATATAAACGCTCATTGAGAGGGTCGAGAACTGAGCTGCAACAATTGAGGATGACGTTGGATCGGGATAATTACATATATTGGAGTAGATGTGCAGAGGATTCTGAAGTTGTTAGTGACCTCTTTTGGACACATCCTGATGCAATTAAGTTATTGAAtgcatttaatgttgttttgttaatgGATTCAacttacaaaacaaataaatattggtTGCCATTGTTAGAGATTGTTGGTATGACATATACTAGGTTAACCTACTCAGTCGCATTTGCATTCTTATCAAGTGAGAgtcaaaataatttcacttgggCTCTTCAAAAGCTTAGAGGTTTATTTTTGACATCTGATATCGGTCCACAAGTCATTATCAGCGATAGAGACTTGTCTTTGATGAATTCCATCGACAATGTCTTTCCTTAG